The segment ttcaTAAGCATTTGCCAAAACATTGCTAAAATATCTAGAGGCACAATCACAGATTTCAAAGATTGCTATAGCATATCAAGCACTTATGTAGAATAAATCTAAGAGCACAcacagtttgatatatatatgatcttgaCATCTACACTGGACTTAATaagcacacaaaaaataaaattacagttGAAAGAAGCATGGCCGACAAACAAACTCTGCTCTCATACAATATGCGACATGTTGCTGCAAGATCGGTAAAAGGCATTATACCATAATGAATGTCAAACACAAATATAATCATAGGAAGTGCATACTTATTCAGAAATCTATACTGGGAGATTATCCTTACTTGCAATTGTCTCGGCAGTCAATAAGCAAACACATCAGATGTGACAAGACAGGTTAACTTTCTGCATGTAAAAAGAGTATATATAGAAACAAGTGTTCTTGTTAATATATGTTCATTtgacatatatgaaaatgcatatgGAAATGGAAGTCAGTGGACCATATTCTGGAAACAGCTACCTCATTATACCACCTATCTCTTGTGAACCATTATGGTTCTCACTTTTATGAACATTACTGAATTCactatcttctttattatcatcatgattgtcacCATCATGAGCATCTTGACTAGCATATCATtgccaccatcattattgttatcaatatcacgaatatcctcattataatcattatcatgaggaTTACCAGTCCCATGAAGATTCTCACTATCACAAATATTATCAACAAAAAAGTTAAGACATTTTactgaaggaaaataataaaaaatatatcatctatatacatctattaacacaaaataatttcatatttacattacaagtacaaaagtaaatatacttataaaggTTAAAGGCAGCTTTCCTTTACACATTTAGGAGATAAATTTGAATtaacacaaactaaaaaaaaagtcaCCTATTACCCACATGATTATTTCTAGTTCCAACATTCCTGATGCCCTGATAATTTGCCAATGTATCAGAAAAAGAAATAGTGATATTTTTCTAGCAATCCAAGGCTTGTGTTTTCTTAGGTTGTCATGGTATTTCTGAAGAGGATTCTACTACTGCCCACTAATAGTCCTTGGTTTCTTCAATGATCTTTTTCCCAAGACATCCAGATGATTTAGTTGCTTGCTTATTTCTCCATTTTAAAGTTAATTTTTCATCCAACAAATATTTTGTCATCTATACAATGAGTTCCTAGGCCAAATTTGTGTACCTGACCCACCTAGATGATTTGAGCTAAGATGATTAAAATATTTGGGCATATACCTGTTTTATgtacttcatttttctttctatgcCTTTAAATTTGAAATGTTATGCCCTTTTACTAAAGAAATTGTGATATGGTTAATGAACGATTGTTGATCCACCAGGATATGAGACTTTTTTACCCTTTAAAAGTAGGTGGCGTAACATTATATTCTTGTGGAGAATGGCAAAGAAAGAGACACCTTACTTCTCCATGCCAGCTGTTTGAGGGTTTATGAGGACTAGGTTAAAGTGGTCTGGTCTGTCTGAATAGCCAAAAGGGTATTTAACTCTATAATTCAAGATTTTCAGTTATTTTATTGAAATCAGGAAGACCAACcactggagttttttttttcttcagacatTCATCCTCTCATGTGACGgttaaatgttattgttgttctcttGGCtatcttctccttatttctttgcTGTCATCATAAAATTTTTGTTACTCTGATTCCTACATATATCAATTCAGTTCTGTTAGCAACACATTCCTATTTACTAATCATCAATAAACATTTTCATCTGCACTATTTTCTCATATTCTAAGCACTCTGGTTTCATATAAATTGAGGTAAAGAAAAATGCACGATATTTCAAAACGTGATTCATCAACATCTAGTGTAACCTTTATCCTTATCACATATTCAGTaactctttctattccctacaGACTTGACGCCAACTGCACAATGTTGCGTGCCTGCAGGAGGAGTGGCATGTCTATCATGTTACCTCTGAACGTGAAGGCTCCctggagagggaataaagagaggggaatatTAGTGGCCAATCTATTTATAAttcaagagaaatacaaaaatataacattTTAGTTTAACTGGTAAGAAAAGTTGATgggtaacgatggtgatgatgatgaagtcttTTCACTTTACTAATGGAAGAAAACACAGTCAAAAGACTACACTATCCTAATGCTaattgtataaaatatgtattaattAGATGATCCTTTCTCAACAATTAACATTATTTATGAATTAAATAGGCTAATTCTGATAAAACCTTTAATACTGATGGTTACATTTGAGGGAGGCAAAAACAGCTGACCAGACATATATCTAAAGCTGTAAAGGAacatttcttgctttgttttgttttgatttttgttcttttcaAAAATCATAGGCTGTAGAAATGGGTAACGAATGGGAGGATTATGAACCCCTATAAATTAGATGGGGAACctctcaaacacatacaaatgcacacacacaagcgtacacatatgcaaacatatgcacaaacacatacatgcttgCACACATATGCCCAAACATATGCACTTACACATATAGGCAGCAcaagtgcatataaacatatgcacacacacacacacaaacacacacacacacacacacacacacacacacacacacacacacacacacacacacacacacacacacacacacacacacacacacacacacacacacacacacacacacacacacacacacacacacacacacacacacacacggaaaaataAAACTTGCAATGAATAGAGCTAACTGACAAGGCTAATAGATGTCATATACAGTGGTTATTTTTCATGAAACATATATTTGCTATGGAGCTTAAAATTTGGGTCAGCATTGTAAATTAATGAGTAATCAGTAAAGTTTACAAATAGGACCTTTATCTAGTGAGTTACAATCCTACTCTGCTACATTTTTTAGATGTTTTCATGTCTTGCTTTGGGAAGAGCCCTTTATCATAAGAACATCATCCTCTCCACATTATCCTATGTTAATATTGaatcaaaaggaagagagagaaaaaatgaaaaaaaaaaaaaaatgaaataaaaactttaaatatatatgatacatataacaaaaaaaaatcatacaattaaggaattaataaaagagtaaaacatatgatacaattataataactgtaacgcacttttccttccttctggTGTTCCTCAAAGGCCTGAATGAGAGCCTTGGCCCACTCGATCTTCTCTGGGGGTGGAGAAAAGGCAGCCTGTACAACTGGCACCTGCCCTGGGTGGATTACCTGAAGAAAGGATTGTAGAATGCAGATGTATTAAGCCTTTGCCGCATCTGATGGAACCCAGTATGTATCATGGCAATAAAGCAGTTTCCTTTGGCTCAATCCTGTCACAGCACAAGATGTGGTATCTAAACAAAAGAATCTTACCTGCTTGCCTGTAAAACCCATACCTGCTCCTTCTTCACTTTGGACTTTCAACCCTGCCAAATCTGAAAATAAATAACTGTTTTTGTATTTACATCACCCACAGCTACCCATGTATAGTGATATAAAAGGTTAAGAAGGTACCAGTGTACATAATCTAAAAACTTATTGAATAGCCAGTCTGTGTACAATACATATGGAAAAGTGAAACTGTACATATACTATccaaataaaataagatgatagatttttagatacaaaaaattaaaaaggagaataaaatatatggctatggataaaagaagaggatgaagataaacaaaaatacatataaacacactatacatacatatacattttcatacaaaATACTCACCCTTCATACTTTTATATCCTGCTTATCataaatgatgatagtcatattttttataaaaataagctCTTCTTTCAATATCTAAAAAATCAATTGGCCAAAAATGACTGTGTTTGTCATGCCCAAACAATGGACtatttgataaatataatgagatGTGGTAAGAGAATTAAAAATGTTAAAGCCCTACTAAATTTCTTTGTCTCTGATATTTTCATTAAATGCATTATACGGTAACTGGCTGTATATCATCATACTTTATTGCTGAATAGATGTATACCAAATGTTTATCAAGTATCATGCTAGTttgcacatatttgtgtatgaacATCATAATTTTCACATTTCTACTTACACTtagaatcaaaataaacaaaagttTAATGTTagatactttactttactttactttaaccCAAAtggcacagatggcaagaatacatgccatgcacactgtaatataagttaaattattgtatttacacatagatggctctacaagtgctaagttaccaaggaatcagttattagtcctcacctgtttacccttttccttgattttcggaaagtttcttttgtattatttcattggctttaatgttaccaagattttattaagaatttaataatcaaaataataagaataataaaagtatcaatcaatatcaatagtattagaaagaaaaacacaatttcccacaaattcaaggaatgaggaagtcTGGgagcagtcactagggcctactgatagaatcCTTGCTGGAGCCATCTGCatctaacaaaattcacaaaaactacaTGAGACAGTACATAAAGCCATAGTGATTGGGATAATAATCCTTTTACACAATTAAAAGATACACAGCCTGAGAACTCAATATGAACAAGATAAACAGTCTGTAGTTTAAAAGCCAGTATTCAGTTTTATAATCAATGTACACAAAATCAAAAGCCTGCTTGCCTCGAGTTTTCTCCtataaatgatataaacaaaatgaacaaTCTACATAAATTCCCTTCAAAAACCAGTGAATATAAAGCTTAATGCTCTTACTCATACTCAGCATAAACAAGATtacctctatttatctttctaacaGATATAACAGTATATGATCAACAGTAAATATTCACCTATATTATCCCTACAGTCAAGAGTGAAtatgtatagtgtaaataccttCCACTTTCTTTTTATAATCAATACACAGAATACAAAAACATTAGTGGACTTTAAAAGCAAATTACAGGCTGTACTCATCTTTacagataatattaacaaaatcaaATGGCTGATCTTTAAAAGCCACAACTAACCTTTGTAATCAATGTACACCAGATCAATAGCCTGCAGCTTAAAAGCCTTTGCTACAGTAACAACGTATTGTCTTGCAAATGATAACTCCTTGGCTTCATTAGTCCTTGTGGCACCTGGAAATACAAGTTACAATAAAGAAGATGGTCTAATATAATAAAGatgtatacaaaattatattattcTAACAGAACGCTAACAGTAATGAACAATTATAATTAAGCAATTAGAAAACCTTGAAAAATCAAGTCCACAGACTTCTAATAAAGATATTTAAGATTCAGTTTCCATTATAATGTaactatcataaaaaatattcaaCTAATCAGCAAGTTGGCTCAACAAAGCATCAGCTTCATACCTTTATTTGAAAGTGAATAGAACATAGTGAGGACAAACAAATACATTTGATATTggctggggaaaaaaaatagatatataaatatataaatatacatatctatcaatatatctatctatacacatgcatatgcatatgtatataaatgtgtatgtgtatgtgtgtgtgtgtgtgtgtgtgtgtgtgtgtgtgtgtgtgtgtgtgtgtgtgtgtgtgtgtgtgtgtgtgtgtgtgtgtgtgtgtgtgtgtgtatgtgtatgtgtatgtgtatgtgtatgtgtatgtgtatgtgtatgtgtatgtgtatgtgtatgtgtatgtatatgtatatgtatatgtatatgtatat is part of the Penaeus chinensis breed Huanghai No. 1 chromosome 2, ASM1920278v2, whole genome shotgun sequence genome and harbors:
- the LOC125034533 gene encoding citramalyl-CoA lyase, mitochondrial-like gives rise to the protein MKTFGLCSSLFRINATQANKHGINSALRFSTTSTIRGPEKRRYIPRRAVLYVPGSDERKLKKIPSLGADCIVMDCEDGVALSKKFPGATRTNEAKELSFARQYVVTVAKAFKLQAIDLVYIDYKDLAGLKVQSEEGAGMGFTGKQVIHPGQVPVVQAAFSPPPEKIEWAKALIQAFEEHQKEGKGAFTFRGNMIDMPLLLQARNIVQLASSL